One genomic window of Terriglobales bacterium includes the following:
- a CDS encoding ATP-binding protein — translation MSRRADASAAHPEPTPALEQDSVAVQPGKSSKLADSELPSQQDLVLDSLPSIIIQLDKSGRISAWNARAKAVFGVQREAALGKTLAASGVAWLGGKLEVDLDHWRSDELPRRYDNILFERNGEKRCWAFVAHPLRQGGRDPVGVLITGADVTERRNQELQEEQRQKLQAIGQLASGIAHEINTPTQYVSDNITFLRDSWQELDQLLEVVSKLSTALEAGASAQDQTAILGRSAEQIDLLYLRKEIPKSIEQSLEGLRKVAMIVRAMREFSHPGSPDKCAININEAIETTVTVARSEWKYVAELVTHLDPQLPQVFAIAGEFNQVILNLVVNAAHAIASKSKDAAVNGKITIATKHDGDSVEIDISDTGSGIPEAIRSRIFEPFFTTKEPGKGTGQGLMLAHTIIVDKHGGKLWFDTEVGRGTTFHIRLPIKPAAKAMHA, via the coding sequence ATGTCCAGACGAGCCGATGCCTCCGCCGCTCACCCAGAGCCCACACCGGCGCTAGAGCAGGATTCAGTCGCGGTACAGCCCGGCAAGTCGAGCAAACTTGCGGATTCGGAACTTCCGTCGCAGCAAGATCTGGTGCTCGATTCGTTGCCTTCGATCATCATTCAGTTGGATAAGAGTGGCCGCATCAGCGCGTGGAACGCAAGGGCCAAAGCAGTGTTCGGCGTGCAACGTGAAGCCGCTCTTGGAAAGACGCTAGCTGCTTCCGGGGTAGCATGGCTCGGAGGAAAGCTGGAAGTCGACCTCGATCACTGGCGGTCCGACGAACTCCCCCGCCGCTATGACAACATTCTTTTTGAGCGGAATGGGGAAAAGCGCTGCTGGGCTTTCGTTGCCCACCCGTTGAGACAAGGAGGCCGCGACCCTGTGGGAGTGTTGATTACGGGTGCAGATGTTACCGAGCGGCGCAACCAAGAACTGCAAGAAGAGCAAAGGCAAAAACTCCAGGCCATTGGACAGCTAGCATCAGGAATTGCCCACGAAATCAACACTCCTACTCAGTACGTCTCCGACAATATCACCTTCTTAAGAGATTCCTGGCAGGAGCTCGATCAACTGCTGGAAGTGGTATCGAAGCTATCTACGGCACTCGAGGCCGGTGCTTCCGCGCAAGATCAAACCGCTATTCTGGGAAGGAGTGCCGAGCAGATAGACCTGTTGTACCTGAGGAAAGAAATACCGAAATCCATTGAGCAGTCTCTTGAAGGCCTTCGCAAAGTGGCCATGATTGTGCGGGCCATGAGGGAGTTCTCGCATCCGGGCTCCCCGGACAAATGTGCCATCAACATAAACGAAGCCATTGAAACCACGGTCACGGTGGCGAGGAGTGAGTGGAAGTACGTGGCGGAACTTGTTACCCATCTTGACCCACAATTACCGCAGGTGTTCGCCATTGCGGGCGAGTTCAACCAGGTGATCTTGAATCTGGTGGTAAATGCCGCGCATGCCATCGCCTCCAAGAGCAAAGATGCGGCGGTCAACGGCAAGATTACGATCGCTACCAAGCACGATGGTGATAGCGTGGAAATAGATATTTCCGACACCGGATCGGGAATTCCCGAAGCGATTCGCTCGCGAATCTTCGAGCCCTTCTTCACCACCAAAGAACCCGGGAAAGGCACCGGACAGGGCCTTATGCTGGCGCACACAATCATCGTTGACAAACATGGGGGGAAACTTTGGTTTGACACAGAAGTGGGAAGAGGAACGACCTTCCATATCCGCCTTCCCATCAAACCTGCCGCAAAGGCAATGCACGCATGA
- a CDS encoding AAA family ATPase: MTSPIEGESHQGAGRFREWPATAAEERTLTWKITTMTFTFSDPERAVLGAVILDNEVWLVAEVLRADNFSLDAHRRIFCRMRELAESGRPIDIITLGEELTRRHEVEAVGGIAYLTSLTDGLPRTLNIEHYVKMVREAAGKRYVSSACEAAMVHANGGASLTELAPRFAEINWRLAEYQSDSIHRIVTLDQIPDPFEISSGDVSWAVEGLIPARAITVLAGEPGAGKTWLAMGIVRAIAQGGEFLGRRCERRPVLYLDRENPLQLMRNRLQTICGGPGVFRPWGAWCEDEPPMIGDPRLLEFAKIGAFIVFDSLIRFHSAENENDASEMSKVMAHLRRLANAGATLFPVHHKGKSETSSYRGSSDIAGGADAVFALVKRKDLLELRSVKHRFTAETTISIQTDFAAGRFTVTDSSVANNRQKEIDAIAKIISSSPGLSKNQVVQRSGMGRNKVLALLDQHEGSVWKSRRGAKRALLYEPV, encoded by the coding sequence ATGACTTCGCCGATAGAAGGCGAGTCACACCAAGGTGCCGGACGGTTTCGCGAGTGGCCTGCAACCGCTGCCGAAGAAAGGACTCTCACCTGGAAAATCACGACGATGACATTCACTTTTAGCGATCCCGAGCGCGCGGTCCTGGGCGCGGTCATCTTGGACAATGAGGTTTGGCTAGTGGCAGAGGTGCTGCGGGCTGATAACTTTTCTCTCGATGCGCACCGACGAATCTTCTGCAGGATGCGAGAGTTGGCCGAATCGGGCCGACCGATCGACATCATCACCCTTGGAGAAGAACTGACGCGTCGACATGAAGTCGAGGCGGTCGGCGGGATCGCTTATCTAACATCGCTCACAGACGGATTGCCGCGCACCCTGAACATTGAGCATTATGTCAAGATGGTGCGCGAGGCGGCCGGCAAAAGATACGTCTCCAGCGCCTGTGAAGCTGCGATGGTGCACGCCAACGGAGGCGCCAGCCTTACTGAATTGGCGCCGCGATTCGCTGAAATAAACTGGCGGTTAGCAGAATACCAATCCGATTCTATACACCGAATCGTGACGCTTGACCAGATTCCGGATCCGTTCGAAATCTCCTCGGGTGACGTTTCATGGGCGGTAGAGGGCCTAATTCCAGCGCGAGCGATCACCGTGCTTGCGGGAGAACCAGGTGCAGGCAAGACTTGGCTGGCAATGGGCATTGTCAGAGCGATAGCCCAAGGCGGGGAATTCTTGGGCCGACGCTGCGAACGCCGTCCAGTCCTTTATCTTGACCGCGAAAACCCACTACAGCTCATGCGAAACCGGCTCCAAACAATTTGTGGGGGCCCTGGAGTATTTCGTCCATGGGGTGCTTGGTGTGAAGACGAGCCGCCCATGATTGGCGATCCACGGCTCTTGGAATTTGCCAAGATCGGCGCATTTATCGTTTTTGACTCGCTGATCCGCTTCCATAGCGCCGAAAACGAAAACGATGCTTCTGAGATGAGCAAAGTAATGGCACATCTGCGTAGGCTGGCAAACGCGGGCGCGACCCTCTTCCCGGTGCACCACAAGGGAAAATCCGAGACGTCATCCTATCGCGGCAGCAGTGACATTGCCGGCGGTGCCGACGCGGTCTTTGCGCTCGTCAAACGTAAAGACCTGCTGGAATTGCGAAGCGTGAAGCACAGGTTCACAGCCGAGACGACTATTTCGATCCAAACTGACTTCGCGGCCGGACGCTTCACTGTCACCGATTCATCAGTAGCAAACAATCGCCAAAAAGAAATCGATGCCATTGCGAAAATCATCAGCAGCAGCCCAGGACTTTCAAAAAATCAGGTCGTGCAGCGTTCAGGCATGGGCCGCAACAAAGTTCTAGCATTACTTGACCAGCACGAGGGTTCCGTGTGGAAGTCCCGAAGAGGCGCCAAAAGAGCTTTGCTGTATGAACCCGTGTAA
- a CDS encoding response regulator: protein MSKQVLFVDDEEYILDGLKRALRPRRHEWTTHFAQSGAQGIALLQQHTFDVVVSDMRMPGMDGAEFLEQVCKIQPRTVRLILSGQCDRTSILRALGHTHQFLNKPCDAETITRVLQHTFVLQQLINPALWSLLTPVNNLPSLPLLHQKIVEQLSGPEVSVSVLKDIVGRDPAMTARILQLVNSALFESARQITQASSAVDVLGAESLSYLVTQVGVFAPAVPSEIPLDLDAENNHAFRVKMAARTIAECEQLDGDKKAKALTAALIHDLGKLLLAWQMPQEYTKVRHLIKAGMSCIQAEQKVFHGDHAQLGSWLFGLWGLPESLIKAVALHHDPTILNSPELDTAVVVNVANLMAHQFDSSENTAALVPPSQLISTPWESKYPFWAQAFLKSKQEWAASPELSRATAV, encoded by the coding sequence ATGAGCAAGCAGGTGCTCTTTGTAGACGACGAGGAATACATTCTCGACGGGCTGAAACGTGCCTTACGTCCCAGGCGCCACGAGTGGACCACGCACTTTGCCCAATCCGGTGCGCAGGGGATCGCTCTTCTCCAGCAGCACACCTTCGACGTAGTCGTTAGTGATATGCGTATGCCGGGAATGGATGGCGCTGAATTCCTGGAACAAGTGTGCAAGATCCAGCCTCGTACCGTTCGCCTCATCCTTTCTGGACAGTGCGATCGTACTTCCATCCTGCGCGCCTTGGGACATACGCATCAATTCCTTAATAAACCTTGTGACGCTGAGACCATCACCCGCGTCCTGCAGCACACGTTCGTCCTGCAGCAACTCATTAATCCGGCGCTTTGGTCTTTGCTTACACCCGTTAATAATTTGCCTAGCCTGCCGCTTCTCCATCAGAAAATTGTCGAGCAGTTAAGTGGTCCCGAGGTCTCAGTTTCCGTGCTGAAGGATATTGTTGGGCGCGATCCCGCGATGACGGCTCGTATTTTACAGTTGGTAAACTCTGCCCTCTTCGAGTCAGCCCGGCAAATTACTCAGGCTTCCAGCGCGGTAGACGTTTTGGGAGCCGAGTCACTTAGTTACTTGGTCACGCAGGTGGGAGTCTTTGCTCCCGCGGTGCCGAGCGAAATCCCACTCGATCTCGATGCAGAGAACAATCATGCTTTCAGGGTCAAGATGGCGGCCCGTACTATTGCTGAATGTGAGCAGCTAGACGGGGACAAGAAAGCGAAGGCGCTTACCGCCGCCCTCATCCACGACCTCGGCAAGCTGCTCTTAGCTTGGCAAATGCCGCAGGAATACACGAAAGTGCGTCACCTGATCAAAGCTGGCATGTCTTGCATCCAGGCGGAGCAAAAAGTGTTTCACGGAGATCACGCACAGTTGGGGAGCTGGCTATTTGGCCTCTGGGGATTGCCTGAATCGCTAATCAAGGCGGTTGCCTTACACCACGATCCTACAATTCTAAATTCTCCAGAATTGGACACTGCTGTGGTGGTAAACGTGGCTAACCTGATGGCGCACCAATTTGATTCCTCAGAAAACACGGCGGCATTGGTTCCCCCCAGCCAACTGATCTCCACACCTTGGGAGAGCAAATATCCGTTCTGGGCACAAGCTTTCCTGAAATCCAAGCAGGAGTGGGCCGCCTCCCCAGAACTTTCTCGAGCCACGGCTGTCTAA
- a CDS encoding HD domain-containing phosphohydrolase: MSEKVLLVDDEPLVLEGYRRVLRKEFDVTLAVGGEKGLAELQQSGPFAVVLSDLRMPGMDGNEFLSRVGQIAPNTIRMMLTGNADVDAFIHAVNQGKIFRFLAKPTTAEDLTLALRACIEQYRLVLSEKELLEKTLFGAVQVLTEVLSLVNPVAFGKSNRVRNYVSHIARRLSVTHSWEFEVAAMLCQLGCVTLTPETMESVHMGQVLSPEEQHRYNSHPVVARDLLTRIPRLGPVAEMISRQNEAASAAAGTNAKSPARLGAQALKIGLAFDQLLSQGVGHHEAIDQLLKNPSEYDRAIVSLLSDLHIAASTMELHQVKLADLRIGMVLDEDLRSSYGLLLVGKGQEVTAALVARIRSFLAKGTLSGEVRALVPTACAEKQTAANAGAD, encoded by the coding sequence ATGTCAGAGAAAGTCTTGTTAGTGGATGATGAGCCCCTAGTGCTTGAAGGGTACCGCCGTGTACTGCGCAAGGAATTTGATGTGACTCTGGCCGTCGGCGGTGAAAAAGGGCTTGCTGAGTTGCAGCAATCCGGGCCATTTGCGGTGGTCTTGTCTGACCTGAGGATGCCGGGGATGGACGGAAATGAGTTTCTGAGCCGAGTAGGTCAGATTGCGCCCAATACTATCCGCATGATGCTGACCGGAAATGCGGATGTGGATGCATTCATCCATGCGGTTAATCAGGGCAAGATTTTTCGCTTTCTGGCCAAACCCACAACCGCTGAGGATCTGACTCTCGCCCTGCGTGCCTGTATTGAGCAATACCGGCTGGTGTTGTCGGAGAAAGAACTTCTGGAGAAAACACTCTTCGGGGCGGTCCAGGTTCTGACCGAAGTGCTGAGCCTGGTGAATCCGGTGGCATTCGGAAAATCAAACCGGGTTCGCAACTACGTCAGTCACATCGCGCGCCGGTTATCCGTAACCCATTCCTGGGAGTTCGAGGTCGCGGCCATGCTTTGCCAACTCGGATGCGTCACATTGACACCGGAGACCATGGAGAGCGTGCACATGGGCCAGGTCCTCTCGCCTGAGGAGCAGCACCGCTACAACTCCCATCCCGTAGTGGCGCGCGATCTGCTTACCCGTATCCCGCGTTTGGGACCGGTTGCAGAGATGATTTCCCGGCAAAACGAGGCCGCATCCGCGGCCGCAGGCACAAACGCAAAGTCCCCCGCCCGCCTCGGCGCTCAAGCCCTCAAGATAGGCCTGGCGTTCGACCAGTTACTCAGCCAAGGTGTCGGTCACCACGAAGCCATCGATCAGCTGCTAAAAAATCCCTCGGAATACGATCGCGCCATCGTGAGCTTGCTCTCCGATCTCCACATCGCGGCCAGTACCATGGAGCTTCATCAGGTCAAACTTGCCGACCTCAGAATCGGCATGGTGCTCGATGAAGACCTGCGCAGCAGCTACGGTCTGCTGCTCGTAGGTAAAGGACAGGAAGTGACTGCAGCCCTGGTGGCCAGAATTCGGAGCTTCCTCGCCAAGGGAACACTGAGCGGAGAAGTACGCGCGCTGGTTCCGACCGCATGTGCCGAAAAACAGACGGCTGCCAACGCTGGCGCAGATTGA
- a CDS encoding PAS domain S-box protein, which translates to MISPLLAMTTGHLRLVADLLIGGGLAGYLLQARGVHARTRAEARRVRLLLDSTFEGIIGLDLDGSCTSCNRACLQHLGYESADQLLGKKLHEICHGVPTGGSPQPHTDCAGAYKCIRSGETSYMDDELFWRADGTSLPVEFWLYPMWEKKTAVGSVLTFRDITRRKRAQDALHQTEETFKMIAENAGDLIAVVDPAGNRIYNNSSYLRVLGYTPEELKQTVAFEQIHPDDREIVIKGAAEAVRTGQGQVLEYRMRHRNGGYVALESRGGFIRNSAGEIESLVIVARDIRHRKHAEQAQKLEAIGQLASGIAHEINTPNQFIGDNISFLADSWRELNQVLALSCCIAKQSKTVGGPTPDCLEQLRTRIDEADLPFLTSEIPKALAQSEDGVQRIGKIVGAMRRFAPSGAEKKIPIDINAALETTMTVTSNEWKSAELVTDFESNLPPVVCLPDDMNQVFLHLIINAAHAIQDTGRDGESVKGTLTVRTRRGPDYVEVQVQDNGTGIPQEISHHIFEPFFTTKAVNRGSGQGLPLAHDVVVNKHGGQIWFETEVGKGTTFFVRIPLQASA; encoded by the coding sequence ATGATTAGTCCTCTGCTCGCGATGACGACGGGCCATCTCAGGCTGGTGGCCGATTTGCTGATTGGGGGCGGATTGGCTGGGTATTTACTTCAGGCGCGAGGGGTGCATGCCAGAACTCGTGCCGAAGCCCGGCGGGTGCGGCTCCTGCTGGATTCAACTTTTGAGGGGATTATTGGCCTCGATCTTGATGGGAGTTGTACGTCCTGCAATCGAGCTTGCTTGCAGCATTTAGGGTACGAATCGGCAGACCAGTTGCTAGGTAAGAAACTGCACGAAATCTGCCACGGTGTTCCCACAGGTGGCAGTCCACAGCCCCACACCGATTGCGCGGGCGCCTACAAGTGCATTCGCAGCGGTGAAACCAGCTATATGGATGATGAGTTATTTTGGCGCGCCGATGGCACTTCTCTCCCGGTGGAATTTTGGCTCTATCCCATGTGGGAGAAGAAGACGGCCGTAGGCTCGGTCCTCACCTTTCGGGATATCACACGTCGCAAGCGCGCCCAAGACGCTCTTCACCAAACGGAAGAGACCTTCAAGATGATCGCGGAAAATGCCGGAGACTTGATCGCCGTCGTAGATCCGGCTGGCAATCGAATTTACAACAATTCTAGTTATCTTCGCGTATTGGGATACACGCCGGAAGAACTAAAACAGACGGTAGCATTTGAGCAAATCCATCCTGACGATCGGGAGATCGTAATCAAAGGCGCTGCTGAAGCCGTCCGCACTGGCCAGGGACAGGTATTGGAATACCGCATGCGCCACAGAAATGGCGGCTACGTGGCGCTGGAATCCCGTGGTGGATTCATCCGCAATTCGGCTGGGGAGATTGAGAGCTTGGTGATCGTTGCGCGCGACATCCGCCATCGAAAACACGCCGAGCAAGCCCAGAAGCTCGAGGCGATCGGGCAGCTAGCGTCCGGCATTGCTCACGAAATCAATACTCCCAATCAGTTCATCGGCGACAACATCAGCTTCCTGGCGGACAGCTGGCGCGAACTGAATCAGGTCCTGGCGCTCTCCTGCTGTATTGCCAAGCAGTCCAAAACTGTGGGAGGCCCGACACCTGATTGCCTAGAGCAACTAAGAACCCGTATTGATGAGGCGGATCTGCCGTTCCTGACCAGCGAGATACCCAAAGCCCTTGCTCAAAGCGAAGATGGCGTACAACGGATCGGCAAAATTGTTGGTGCTATGCGGAGGTTTGCTCCCTCGGGTGCTGAAAAGAAGATACCCATTGACATCAACGCCGCCCTGGAAACCACCATGACCGTCACCAGCAACGAATGGAAAAGTGCCGAACTGGTGACCGATTTCGAATCCAATTTGCCGCCTGTAGTGTGCCTGCCCGATGACATGAACCAGGTATTCCTGCACCTGATTATCAACGCTGCTCACGCCATCCAGGATACCGGCAGAGACGGCGAGTCTGTGAAAGGCACCCTTACCGTGCGCACACGGCGCGGTCCGGATTATGTGGAGGTCCAGGTGCAAGACAACGGAACAGGTATCCCGCAGGAGATCAGTCACCATATTTTTGAACCTTTCTTTACCACCAAAGCCGTTAATCGTGGGAGTGGGCAAGGTCTGCCATTGGCTCACGACGTAGTCGTAAACAAACATGGAGGGCAAATCTGGTTCGAAACCGAAGTGGGTAAGGGCACTACGTTCTTTGTGCGTATCCCTCTTCAAGCCAGTGCATAA
- a CDS encoding Rap1a/Tai family immunity protein, with protein MKAAALILVVMLLCGIAVAEEQRGFTFESGTEFLAKCSTIPDDRKSTYDSLACVMWLKGFVDGAAAAGAYHLAQSGSSLKADICYPDGNTLLQNTKVIVKYMNDNPSTLHQPTSVLAFKALKEAFPCKP; from the coding sequence ATGAAGGCAGCAGCGTTGATACTTGTGGTAATGCTTCTGTGTGGAATCGCTGTCGCTGAAGAGCAGCGCGGTTTCACCTTCGAAAGTGGCACTGAGTTTCTGGCAAAGTGCTCAACCATACCAGACGACAGAAAATCCACTTATGATTCGCTTGCATGTGTAATGTGGCTAAAAGGATTTGTAGATGGAGCTGCTGCGGCAGGTGCATATCACCTCGCTCAGTCTGGCTCGTCGCTTAAGGCGGATATCTGTTACCCGGATGGGAACACGCTCCTGCAAAACACGAAGGTAATCGTAAAGTACATGAACGATAATCCCAGTACTTTACATCAGCCAACCTCCGTTTTAGCTTTCAAGGCACTCAAAGAAGCGTTCCCGTGTAAACCGTAA
- a CDS encoding Gfo/Idh/MocA family oxidoreductase produces the protein MTANQPKQTLNVAMIGQGFMGRAHSNAFHQVTRFFDTPYDLRLKVICGRNRESLEAMAKRWGWEETSTDWEAVVARKDIDVIDVATPNLLHAPIAIAAAKAGKIVLCEKPLAMSVDEAERMATAARNVPNLVWFNYRRVPAVSLAKRLVDEGRLGNVYHYRSVYLQSWGADPARKGVWRFNRAEAGSGAIGDLLTHTLDLALLLNGEIEELSAMIQTFAPGREVDDAVLLLARFANGSIGSFEATRFAIGCKNRNAFDINGSKGMLRFNLEDLNRLEFFDATDPTHIQGEHQVLVTGPGHPYVDRYWPPGHIIGYEHTFISSLADFLDALARKETFHPNFDDAVRVQRLVEAVERSAKDGAWVRVEKTAPGKHKAAS, from the coding sequence ATGACCGCTAACCAACCAAAGCAGACGCTGAACGTTGCCATGATCGGCCAGGGTTTTATGGGCCGCGCCCACTCAAACGCCTTCCACCAGGTAACGCGATTTTTTGATACGCCCTACGATTTGCGGCTGAAGGTCATTTGCGGGCGCAATCGCGAGAGCCTTGAAGCAATGGCCAAACGCTGGGGATGGGAAGAAACCTCAACTGACTGGGAAGCGGTGGTGGCCAGAAAAGATATTGACGTAATTGACGTGGCCACCCCCAACCTGCTGCACGCACCCATAGCGATTGCCGCGGCAAAAGCAGGGAAGATCGTGCTATGCGAGAAGCCGTTGGCCATGTCAGTGGATGAAGCTGAGCGCATGGCAACGGCAGCGCGCAATGTACCCAACCTGGTCTGGTTCAACTACCGCCGTGTTCCTGCTGTTTCCTTGGCCAAACGACTCGTGGACGAGGGCCGGCTGGGGAACGTCTATCACTATCGCTCGGTTTACCTGCAGAGTTGGGGAGCCGATCCGGCGCGCAAAGGAGTGTGGCGATTTAATCGCGCTGAAGCCGGTTCCGGCGCCATAGGGGATTTGCTAACGCACACCCTCGATCTGGCATTGCTCCTCAATGGCGAAATCGAGGAGCTGTCGGCGATGATCCAGACCTTTGCACCCGGACGCGAAGTTGACGATGCGGTGCTCTTGCTGGCGCGTTTTGCGAATGGCAGTATTGGCAGCTTTGAAGCTACGCGCTTCGCCATCGGCTGCAAGAATCGCAACGCCTTCGATATCAATGGTTCGAAGGGGATGCTGCGCTTTAATCTGGAAGACCTGAATCGCCTCGAATTTTTTGACGCTACTGACCCGACGCATATCCAAGGCGAACACCAGGTGTTAGTCACCGGACCGGGCCACCCTTACGTGGATCGTTATTGGCCGCCGGGGCACATCATCGGCTACGAGCACACGTTTATTTCGAGCCTCGCAGATTTTCTCGACGCTTTGGCAAGGAAAGAGACCTTCCATCCCAATTTCGACGACGCAGTTCGCGTGCAGCGATTGGTCGAGGCAGTGGAACGCTCCGCGAAAGATGGCGCATGGGTAAGGGTAGAGAAGACCGCGCCCGGCAAACACAAGGCTGCAAGTTAG
- a CDS encoding DUF5681 domain-containing protein: MGFDPAQPAKIVMAQNRQKKEAKRPGNPYIQNVGKETRFKPGESGNPGGRPKNDWAREIARAVFENNVESIYEAMLSVLLKGSGNAFKELAERAYGKVVSKHEISGADGGPLNVSYSEMTTEELDAQIKTLMDELGLERKRVPGE, from the coding sequence ATGGGCTTCGATCCGGCACAACCTGCAAAAATTGTGATGGCTCAAAACAGGCAAAAAAAAGAAGCGAAGAGACCGGGCAATCCTTATATTCAAAACGTTGGTAAGGAAACGCGATTTAAGCCGGGCGAGAGCGGCAATCCCGGTGGACGTCCAAAAAACGATTGGGCACGCGAGATCGCCCGGGCAGTATTTGAGAACAATGTGGAATCGATCTACGAAGCGATGCTGAGCGTCTTGCTCAAGGGAAGCGGCAACGCCTTCAAAGAACTCGCCGAGCGAGCATACGGCAAGGTGGTTAGTAAGCACGAGATCAGTGGAGCGGACGGTGGTCCATTGAACGTGAGCTATTCGGAAATGACCACTGAGGAGCTGGACGCCCAGATCAAGACCCTGATGGACGAACTAGGGCTGGAGCGCAAAAGGGTTCCCGGTGAATGA
- a CDS encoding site-specific integrase has translation MSKRRQDGLYRRGYIFCFRYKDSDADWKEKSTGTGDRVEAKAFKGQFLEDLKQGRLPTDKAQWTVEQACMRWVEQHAAHLKSQKARSNEQSYLRQLVRRLGSRKVKSITLDVLKDYQRDRRREVKERPINLEMGILVNVLKESNLWRGPLLNYRRLSEPESEVGEALALDQLKRLETVAASNELWQVAYCAEVLAANTGMRGGEIKKLQLGAIDLERRRVRVTRKSTKTNAGARWVELNQAATAAVVLLYRRAELLGAAEPEHFLLPADLSRHTKASDPLRGHHGFDPTRHQISWDTAWRRVRRAAGLPNLRFHSLRHTFITSMAEIGTPLQVTQAIVGHMSDAITKHYTHISDKVSRSAVEMLDKIRERSNFVDTFADVPLPIETISAKLLQ, from the coding sequence ATGAGCAAAAGACGTCAGGATGGGCTGTATCGGCGCGGCTACATTTTTTGTTTTCGTTACAAGGACAGCGACGCTGACTGGAAGGAGAAATCCACTGGCACTGGCGATCGCGTCGAGGCGAAAGCTTTTAAGGGTCAGTTTCTTGAGGATCTAAAACAAGGTCGCCTGCCCACGGATAAGGCACAATGGACCGTGGAGCAAGCCTGTATGCGTTGGGTTGAGCAGCACGCCGCTCACCTGAAATCACAAAAGGCAAGGTCCAATGAGCAGTCGTATCTCCGCCAATTGGTACGCCGCTTGGGATCCAGAAAAGTGAAATCTATCACGCTGGACGTTCTTAAGGACTACCAGCGCGATCGCCGTAGGGAGGTAAAAGAGAGGCCCATTAACCTTGAAATGGGAATCTTGGTGAACGTGCTCAAGGAATCGAACCTGTGGCGTGGACCTCTGCTGAACTACAGACGGCTGAGCGAGCCAGAAAGCGAGGTAGGCGAGGCTCTCGCCCTCGACCAACTCAAGAGGCTTGAGACCGTTGCAGCCAGCAACGAACTATGGCAGGTAGCGTATTGTGCAGAAGTGCTGGCCGCCAACACCGGAATGCGTGGCGGTGAGATAAAGAAGTTGCAGCTAGGCGCGATCGACTTGGAGCGGCGCCGTGTCCGCGTCACAAGAAAAAGCACCAAGACGAATGCTGGAGCCCGCTGGGTTGAACTAAACCAAGCCGCCACAGCAGCAGTCGTACTGCTCTACAGGCGCGCTGAGCTGCTGGGCGCTGCAGAACCTGAACACTTCCTATTACCGGCAGATCTGTCGCGCCACACGAAGGCAAGTGACCCACTGAGGGGGCATCATGGCTTTGATCCTACCCGCCACCAAATATCGTGGGACACAGCCTGGAGGCGAGTACGCAGGGCGGCGGGACTCCCAAATCTTCGTTTTCACAGTCTTAGGCATACGTTCATCACGAGCATGGCGGAGATAGGAACTCCTCTGCAGGTAACGCAAGCCATTGTCGGCCATATGTCCGATGCCATTACGAAACACTACACACACATCTCAGACAAAGTGTCGCGCTCGGCCGTGGAAATGCTGGACAAAATTCGCGAACGTAGCAACTTTGTGGATACTTTTGCGGATGTTCCGCTACCGATCGAAACTATATCAGCTAAGCTGTTGCAATGA